The bacterium genomic interval GCAATTTCCAAAGACATACGTTGCGACCTTGAAATTCGGCGCGACAAGCGATACGGACGATTTGACAGGAAGAATTACAGAATTGCGTATTACGAATGACGAATTAAATTCGCAATCCGGAATCCGAAATTCTGTAATTGCCAATGTGCTGAATTCTTTTGTGGGGGATATCGAACAGGTGCCACCGGCATATTCGGCGGTCAAATTGAGCGGCAAGAAGGCGTATGAGATTGCGCGCAAAGGAGGCGCGCCGGCGCTTAAACCGAAAACCGTCCATATCGAAAGTATAAGGATTATTCGTTATGAATGGCCCGAGCTTGAAATAGAAGTTGTGTGCGGTTCGGGAACCTATATACGAGCGCTCGCGCGCGATATTGGAGAAGAGCTTCACTGTGGCGCATATGTGGAGAAACTTGCCCGCACCCGCATCGGGCCGTACACCATTGAAGAAGCCGTCCACCCGGAAGATCTATCTATTGCATAATTATTTGGTTGTGGTAGCATGGGCGAGAGTAAATATCTTTACTCTCGCGGGCGACTGTTTTTACATACCTCTCTTATAATAGGTCGCCCAGGAGAGGATACTATGCCGATCACTTCATCAGCAAAAAAAGCTCTGCGACAGAGCGGGAAACGACATATCCGTAACGTCAAACAAAAAAACGCCCTCAAGGCGCTTGTTAAGGCATACCGCAAAGCGGTCGTTGCAGGAAAAAAAGATGAGGCAGCGAAACTTCTTCCCGGTGTCTATAGGGCGCTCGACAAAGCCGCCAAGCGCAGGAAGATTCTTAAGAAGAACACCGCTTCGCGCCTTAAGTCACGGCTGGCAAAGACGCTTGCAAAATCATCCTAAGTTCTTAACAGAAATTGTTCAAGGATCAGGCGCGGATTTCCTTCGCCTGTTTTTATTTTATAGTCCGCCGTAAGCAGGCGCTCGTATATCTTTTTAAGATCATCGATTGAGAAGTGCGCAGATGTGTTGCGATACTGCCGGATCTGCCAGGA includes:
- the truB gene encoding tRNA pseudouridine(55) synthase TruB; amino-acid sequence: MRLLQNIINLHKPVGPTSHDMVDLVRRATGEKTVGHAGTLDPFAQGVLLVLVGREMTRRQKEFMQFPKTYVATLKFGATSDTDDLTGRITELRITNDELNSQSGIRNSVIANVLNSFVGDIEQVPPAYSAVKLSGKKAYEIARKGGAPALKPKTVHIESIRIIRYEWPELEIEVVCGSGTYIRALARDIGEELHCGAYVEKLARTRIGPYTIEEAVHPEDLSIA
- the rpsT gene encoding 30S ribosomal protein S20, whose amino-acid sequence is MPITSSAKKALRQSGKRHIRNVKQKNALKALVKAYRKAVVAGKKDEAAKLLPGVYRALDKAAKRRKILKKNTASRLKSRLAKTLAKSS